A genome region from Brassica oleracea var. oleracea cultivar TO1000 chromosome C2, BOL, whole genome shotgun sequence includes the following:
- the LOC106325190 gene encoding NAC domain-containing protein 100-like, whose translation METFGGFHKEDDEQMVLPPGFRFHPTDEELITHYLHKKVLNIDFSAKTIGEVDLNKAEPWELPYKAKMGEKEWYFFCVRDRKYPTGLRTNRATQAGYWKATGKDKEIFRGKSLVGMKKTLVFYRGRAPKGQKTNWVMHEYRLDGKLSPHNLPKTAKNEWVICRVFHKTAGGKKIPISTLIQIGSYGGSSLPPLTDSSPYNNDKTKNDPTYVPCFSNQTETRGTLLNYFSNNPALSSIPLYQPHSLHVSDPVLAQEQSVSQGMFENNRRQSFKTLSISQETGVSNTDIEFGRKAFDHQEVPSSSTVPVDLEPFWSY comes from the exons ATGGAAACTTTTGGTGGGTTTCACAAGGAAGATGATGAGCAGATGGTTTTGCCTCCTGGGTTTAGGTTTCATCCAACAGATGAAGAACTCATAACCCACTATCTTCACAAAAAGGTTCTCAACATTGATTTCTCAGCTAAAACTATTGGTGAGGTGGATTTGAACAAAGCTGAGCCATGGGAGTTGCCAT ATAAAGCAAAAATGGGTGAGAAAGAATGGTACTTCTTCTGTGTGAGGGATAGAAAGTATCCAACCGGTTTGAGGACTAACCGGGCAACTCAAGCCGGTTATTGGAAGGCAACAGGGAAGGACAAGGAGATTTTCAGAGGCAAATCACTAGTTGGTATGAAGAAAACACTTGTTTTCTACAGAGGAAGAGCTCCAAAAGGGCAGAAAACAAACTGGGTGATGCATGAGTATAGGCTTGATGGGAAACTCTCTCCTCACAATTTGCCCAAAACCGCCAAG AATGAATGGGTGATATGTAGAGTGTTTCATAAAACTGCTGGAGGCAAGAAGATCCCTATTTCGACTTTAATACAAATCGGTTCTTATGGAGGTTCTAGTTTACCACCTTTAACCGATTCTTCACCATATAACAATGACAAAACCAAGAACGACCCGACTTACGTGCCCTGCTTCTCCAACCAAACTGAAACCAGAGGAACATTACTTAATTACTTCAGCAACAACCCTGCCCTTAGCTCTATTCCACTATACCAACCTCACTCTCTCCATGTTTCTGATCCGGTTCTTGCTCAAGAACAATCGGTTTCTCAAGGGATGTTTGAGAATAACAGAAGGCAGAGCTTCAAAACGTTGAGTATCTCGCAGGAAACTGGAGTTTCTAATACCGATATTGAATTTGGGAGGAAAGCATTTGATCATCAAGAAGTTCCGTCTTCCTCTACCGTTCCGGTTGATCTTGAACCATTCTGGAGTTACTGA
- the LOC106318742 gene encoding F-box protein At5g07670-like, protein MSFPGKKKETSPVSPLNKRRASWSELWVNHHHHHLLSPPPRIPKSDLTLLLSDPTLLTIIAKVPSPHRKTLSLVCKRWLRLHGTLVRSIKVSDWGVLESGRVVSRFPNLDNVDLVVGRCGGLVSFTVGVGCYQSVDFIEEERPLSAEIVDRGLRVLASGCSSLRRLVVANASELGLLSVAEECTKLQELELHKCCDNVLLGVGAFENLQILRLVGLVSDIGLMIVAQGCKRLVKLELVGCRGGFDGVKEIGECCQMLEEFSVCDHKMEAGWLGGLGYCENLKTLRLVSCKKIDCGFGLGECLSRSCPALERLHLEKCQLREKDAVKALFKMCEAAREIVFQDCWGLDDDIFSLAMALRRVKLLYLEGCSLLTTQGLESVILHWHELEHLKVVSCKNVKDSEISPLLSALFSDLVELQWRPDTRSHLWSSLTESGIGNKGGKFFKKT, encoded by the exons ATGTCGTTTCCGGGGAAGAAGAAGGAGACGAGTCCAGTTTCGCCGTTGAACAAACGAAGAGCAAGCTGGTCAGAGCTTTGGGTTAACCACCACCACCACCACTTACTCTCTCCTCCTCCTCGAATCCCCAAATCCGATCTCACCCTTCTCTTATCCGACCCCACTCTCCTCACAATCATCGCCAAGGTCCCTTCACCTCACCGAAAGACTCTGTCTTTAGTCTGCAAGAGATGGCTGAGACTCCACGGTACGCTTGTACGGTCGATTAAGGTGTCGGATTGGGGAGTTCTCGAGTCTGGTCGGGTTGTCTCTAGGTTTCCTAATTTAGACAACGTTGATTTGGTTGTCGGAAGGTGTGGTGGGTTAGTTTCGTTTACTGTGGGTGTTGGGTGTTACCAAAGTGTAGACTTTATTGAGGAGGAGAGACCCTTGTCTGCTGAAATTGTTGATAGAGGGTTAAGGGTCCTTGCATCTGGCTGCTCTAGTCTCAGGAGGCTTGTGGTGGCGAACGCTAGCGAGTTAGGTTTGTTGAGTGTGGCTGAAGAGTGTACGAAGTTGCAAGAGCTGGAACTGCACAAGTGTTGTGACAATGTTCTGCTTGGGGTTGGTGCGTTTGAGAATCTGCAGATACTGAGATTGGTTGGTTTGGTTTCGGATATTGGTTTGATGATTGTGGCTCAAGGGTGTAAGAGGCTTGTGAAGCTTGAGCTCGTTGGATGCCGAGGAGGGTTTGATGGGGTTAAGGAGATAGGCGAGTGTTGTCAGATGCTTGAGGAGTTTAGTGTTTGTGATCATAAGATGGAGGCAGGGTGGCTTGGTGGTCTTGGGTATTGTGAGAATCTCAAGACGCTGAGACTCGTTTCTTGTAAGAAGATTGATTGTGGTTTTGGTCTAGGTGAGTGTTTGAGTCGTTCTTGTCCTGCGCTGGAGCGGTTGCACTTGGAGAAGTGTCAGTTGAGAGAGAAGGATGCAGTAAAGGCTTTGTTTAAGATGTGTGAAGCAGCGAGGGAGATTGTTTTTCAAGACTGTTGGGGATTGGATGATGATATCTTCAGCTTGGCAATGGCTCTTAG GAGAGTGAAGCTTCTGTATCTAGAAGGATGCTCATTGCTAACAACACAAGGTCTAGAATCTGTGATTCTGCATTGGCATGAGCTTGAACATCTGAAAGTGGTTTCTTGCAAGAACGTAAAAGATTCAGAGATCTCTCCGCTGCTCTCAGCGCTGTTCTCAGACTTGGTAGAGTTGCAGTGGAGACCAGACACTAGATCACATCTCTGGTCGAGCCTTACAGAGAGTGGAATTGGGAATAAAGGTGGAAAGTTTTTCAAGAAAACATAG
- the LOC106323145 gene encoding structural maintenance of chromosomes protein 6A-like produces MNSLPPLLARRNPRESYGDTLVIERRISHSASSTVLKDHQGRKISNRKEELRELVEHYNIDVENPCVIMSQDKSREFLHSGNDKDKFKFFYKATLLQQVDDLLLGVDTKLKAASSLMDELEETIKPVEQEISELLGKIKTMEKFEEIYQQLQLLKKKLAWSWVYDVDRELKEQSEKLMKLRERVPTCQDKIDQKLGEVESLREKLTNKKAQVTCLMDESTAVKREIECLRQSVKTATREKVALEEDHRHKCSNIQRIKDRVVRLERQIKDIDEMTIRSTQAEQSQIEENLSQLKLEAEKAKALLFSLKEEEKMVTEKASVIGKEIALIEDTIRDREKKQRSINTHINDLKKHQTNKVSAFGGDRVITLLRAIERHHRKFKMPPIGPVGAHVTLVNGNKWASAVEQALGNLLNAFIVTNHQDLITLRSCGKEANYNNLKIIIYDFSRPRLTIPRHMVPQTEHPTILSVLNSENHTVLNVLVDVMGVERQVLAESYEVGKTVAFERRLPHLKEVFTIDGYRMFSRGPVQTTLPPRGRRPTRLCAYFDDQIKDLEVEASNEESEIQERRRQKREAEVNLEALEPQMRRLKRQCTQLEKDLTRKELELQDLKNSVAAETKASPTSSLDELRLEITNSREEIEEKESSLQKLQDCLTEAELKANELKAAYENFIESAKSKVDVFEEAENELKEIETGLESAETDKNHYEDVMKDKVLPDIKVAEAKHKELQAKRQESNEKASIICPESEITALGPWDGSTPAQLSDEINRINHRLKRESDKYSESIDDLRVTLEEKEHKIGRKRRTYQSFREKLKVCKDAVDSRWKKLQLNKYDTASMLTWGFNKRLGKKGISGQIKVSYEDKTLSIEVKMPQDASSRGVRDTRGLSGGERSFSTLGFTLALHDMTEASIRAMDEFDVFMDAVSRKISLDTLVDFALEKGSQWMFITPHDISMVKSHERIKKQQMAAPRS; encoded by the exons ATGAACTCTCTCCCCCCACTCCTCGCACGAAGAAACCCTAGAGAAAGCTATGGTGATACTCTCGTTATCGAGCGCAGGATCTCTCATTCCGCTAGTTCTACAGTTCTCAAGGATCATCAAG GGAGGAAAATATCAAATAGGAAAGAGGAGCTACGTGAACTAGTTGAGCATTACAAT ATTGATGTTGAGAATCCATGTGTGATAATGAGTCAAGACAAGAGCAGGGAGTTTCTACATTCTGGAAATGACAAAGATAAATTCAAG TTCTTTTATAAAGCAACCCTTCTTCAGCAAGTCGATGACCTCCTTCTTGGTGTTGACACAAAGTTGAAAGCTGCAAGTTCTCTTATGGATGAATTGGAGGAGACGATAAAGCCAGTAGAGCAAGAGATCAGTGAGTTGCTTGGGAAGATAAAGACTATGGAAAAATTTGAAGAAATATATCAACAGTTGCAGCTTTTGAAAAAGAAACTAGCTTGGTCTTGGGTCTATGATGTGGATAGGGAGCTCAAGGAACAGAGTGAGAAGCTTATGAAACTCAGAGAACGAGTGCCTACTTGTCAAGATAAAATCGATCAGAAACTA GGTGAGGTGGAGTCTTTAAGGGAGAAGCTGACCAATAAGAAAGCTCAAGTTACATGCCTGATGGATGAATCAACTGCAGTGAAAAGAGAGATAGAGTGTTTGCGGCAATCAGTCAAGACG GCTACAAGAGAGAAGGTTGCTCTAGAAGAAGACCACCGTCATAAGTGCAGTAACATCCAGAGGATTAAGGATCGTGTTGTGAGGCTTGAACGGCAGATCAAAGATATCGATGAGATGACTATAAGAAGCACACAG GCTGAACAATCTCAAATCGAAGAAAACCTGAGTCAGTTGAAGCTAGAGGCTGAGAAGGCTAAAGCATTGCTTTTCAG TTTGAAAGAAGAAGAGAAGATGGTAACTGAGAAAGCATCAGTCATAGGGAAGGAGATAGCACTCATAGAGGATACG ATTAGAGACCGTGAAAAGAAGCAAAGGAGCATAAACACGCACATCAATGATCTCAAGAAACATCAAACAAATAAG GTTTCTGCATTTGGAGGGGACAGAGTCATTACCCTTTTGAGAGCGATTGAGAGACATCATCGCAAATTTAAAATGCCACCTATTGGCCCTGTTGGTGCTCATGTA ACATTGGTCAACGGTAATAAATGGGCTTCAGCTGTTGAACAAGCACTTGGCAATCTCCTGAACGCGTTTATTGTGACCAATCACCAAGATTTAATTACTTTGCGAAGCTGTGGAAAGGAAGCTAATTATAACAATCTGAAGATCATCATCTATGACTTTTCAAGACCAAG GTTAACTATACCAAGGCACATGGTTCCTCAGACGGAACACCCAACTATTCTCTCTGTCTTAAACTCTGAGAATCATACTGTTCTTAACGTCTTAGTGGATGTG ATGGGTGTGGAGAGGCAAGTGCTAGCAGAGAGTTATGAGGTTGGCAAGACGGTTGCCTTTGAGAGAAGGCTTCCACATTTGAAAGAGGTTTTCACTATCGATGGATACAGAAT GTTTTCCCGTGGGCCTGTTCAGACAACTCTTCCTCCCCGTGGTCGAAGACCAACTCGATTGTGTGCTTATTTTGATGACCAAATCAAGGATCTTGAAGTAGAGGCTTCAAACGAAGAAAGTGAGATACAGGAACGCAGGAGACAAAAAAGGGAGGCAGAGGTGAATCTCGAGGCTCTTGAACCTCAAATGCGCAGACTGAAG AGACAATGCACCCAACTTGAGAAAGATTTGACAAGAAAGGAACTTGAGTTGCAGGATCTGAAAAACTCAGTCGCTGCTGAAACGAAAGCATCACCTACCTCAAGTCTTGATGAACTTCGTCTAGAAATAACG AACTCTCGAGAAGAGATAGAGGAGAAAGAATCCTCACTGCAAAAGCTCCAAGACTGCTTGACAGAAGCTGAACTAAAGGCTAATGAACTTAAAGCTGCATATGAAAACTTTATCG AGTCAGCCAAGAGTAAAGTTGACGTCTTTGAGGAAGCAGAGAATGAGCTAAAGGAGATTGAAACGGGGCTCGAATCAGCAGAAACG GATAAGAACCATTATGAAGATGTAATGAAAGACAAGGTCTTACCTGATATTAAAGTGGCTGAAGCTAAACATAAGGAGCTTCAAGCCAAGCGGCAG GAAAGTAATGAGAAAGCCTCCATAATATGTCCTGAGAGTGAGATAACTGCTTTAGGTCCTTGGGATGGGTCCACGCCTGCTCAGCTTAGTGATGAGATTAACAGAATAAATCATAGACTGAAGCGAGAGAGTGACAA GTACTCTGAATCAATCGATGACCTCAGGGTTACGCTCGAGGAAAAAGAACACAAGATTGGGAGAAAACGCAGAACTTACCAGAGCTTTCGAGAAAAACTCAAG GTCTGCAAAGATGCGGTGGATTCACGGTGGAAGAAGCTCCAACTCAACAAGTATGATACGGCGAGCATGTTAACTTGGGG ATTCAACAAACGTTTAGGAAAGAAAGGAATCAGCGGACAAATCAAGGTCTCTTATGAAGACAAGACTTTGTCCATAGAG GTTAAGATGCCTCAAGATGCATCAAGCAGGGGTGTTCGAGACACCAGAGGGCTTTCAG GTGGAGAACGGTCTTTCTCAACTCTAGGCTTTACATTAGCACTTCACGATATGACTGAGGCCTCAATTCGAGCAATGGACGAGTTTGATGTGTTCATG GACGCAGTAAGCAGGAAAATAAGCCTAGACACGTTGGTTGATTTTGCATTGGAGAAAGGTTCACAGTGGATGTTCATCACTCCTCATGATATCAG TATGGTGAAGTCACATGAGAGGATAAAGAAGCAACAAATGGCTGCTCCTCGTTCTTGA